The Pseudomonas alkylphenolica genomic sequence TGGTCGCCCATGCGCATGACCGCGCCTTTACCGAATTGACGCTCGATTTGCCCCAGGGCCGCAGCCAAGGCGCGCTTCTTGTTGTCGTCCATTGAAGTCCTCACGTAATCGATAGGGCCTGACGGCCAGAACACCTGTATAAGTAGCCAGTATTATTCCACAGGGTTTTGTTCCCGCCTACCCCCGAATTGCGATTTACTCTGCACCAAGCTGTAACAAGCCCTCTAGCGCGGCGATTACCGTTTGTCGGCGTACCTCGTCGCGGTCGCCGTCGAAGTGCCGACGCTCGCTGCTGACATGGCTGCCATCGGCCCAGGCCAGCCATACGGTACCCACCGGTTTGGCCGGCGACCCACCGTCCGGCCCGGCCACGCCACTGACCGCCACGGCGAACCGCGCACCGCTGGCAGCCTGGGCGCCGCGGACCATGGCCTCGACCACTTCCTGGCTGACCGCCCCGACCTCGGCGAACAGGGT encodes the following:
- a CDS encoding CinA family protein, which codes for MDPITALSARLGEHLRRFNAQVTTAESCTGGGIAEAITRIPGSSAWFEAGYVTYSNPQKTRQLAVPPTLFAEVGAVSQEVVEAMVRGAQAASGARFAVAVSGVAGPDGGSPAKPVGTVWLAWADGSHVSSERRHFDGDRDEVRRQTVIAALEGLLQLGAE